In the Acropora muricata isolate sample 2 chromosome 10, ASM3666990v1, whole genome shotgun sequence genome, one interval contains:
- the LOC136930962 gene encoding uncharacterized protein isoform X3, which produces MEDRTVGLLDEPEEAPKGSLISTSSEKLKVTLLAYEWGSAEGDLSTITRELAIQLAKDDNMEVCMYLPAFSNEDKNAADKCRVHLLKAEEMPAYDPIDWLASVPNNHQMNVVIGHGIDLGKQVPHIKQSRPECKWVQVVHTDPEENGMFNSSDDAAAKGKKKHDAEIKLCQKADQIVAIGPKLAATYSRKYEGKKVLDLTPGIFSEFANIKQGINERTEFQVFIFGRGDSEDFHLKGYDIAAHAVAELKDEEPPVKLVFVGAPNGKEEEVKGMLLKTKISPRQFIVRSAKERGQPSQKFHQADLVIMPSRTEGFGLVALEALSAGLPVLVSHNSGLRVALEKVTFGRNVVVNSEDPAEWAKAIRGVRSNSRNVQLKEARDLRKNYSETYNWEEQCSGLIKKIRELVGTPTSLLRARECGQAAAVKDPLPPIRKNKRIAAAVKDSSPPIRTKKRRAAAVKDPSAPIRTKKRRDTLQNLSKLLHEFPHFVNRKNDELSLIVECLDPKNKQWQGVLIDGAPGIGKTTLATEAANKLRNDNRHVLVAYIDCNDIKSFESFSATVIEQICRSPAVDDPAAEIKKRLIASKDCFYILFLDNFDCFLEENNKQQEDQPLTAAAPSRDYRERVKSFIDEIAKCPTNIKFLVTSMEKVPFPTLAMKSIHLNPFDKDESSKLLEKVRYGEKISDEQSEELCEICSGIPLVLHTLMSSNEDLIGLMDLARKKDPGKKAAFLRNMKTMQRKRKIEVCLDVCFQRLRPQVQLTLLRLCLYRGLFTPAKVAKIFCSPVSSEHDLGDYVLELGRCNLLHLQKFQDTNKYTLLTVIREHFKAKQEYREELQHARVLLIDYLISFLKETIKVFLGKNSVKSAIEEFSAEKENVMQLVEWIDKGEMDEERVKKCIDAFNVAGEMLAKMMAKFNYRDVYESLAKKSEEMGDQRRLAECLTSLGIQEIFNCVCATGLNDEAIERARPSLEKAHRIQTHLQVNRGNSRAQCLAKLGRCLVRSGDTDRGKAMIEEAIRIREAAVQTPDDHQEEGDENVCHVMLGATYNDKAVALSFENRHREAVNIRESEVMPIYRKRLGDHPFTATILNNLSNNHHDLGELEAAEEYAKEALRIRRELLADHRDTAKSLFDLGVALKANGKFREAKDLLEECKTMQEKVVNDSTFEENLEEELRDVNGLLKMQQSEGQDR; this is translated from the exons ATGGAGGATCGGACTGTCGGACTGCTTGATGAGCCAG AAGAAGCTCCAAAGGGCTCCTTAATTTCGACTTCCAGCGAGAAATTAAAAGTGACTCTTTTAGCCTACGAATGGGGATCTGCTGAAGGAGACTTGTCAACAATAACCAGAGAGCTTGCCATTCAATTGGCAAAGGATGACAATATGGAAGTCTGCATGTACCTCCCAGCGTTCAGTAACGAAGATAAAAATGCGGCTGATAAGTGCAGGGTCCATCTACTTAAGGCAGAGGAGATGCCTGCGTATGATCCGATAGACTGGTTGGCCTCTGTTCCAAATAATCATCAGATGAACGTTGTGATTGGCCATGGGATCGATCTTGGTAAACAGGTACCGCACATAAAACAATCGCGCCCTGAATGCAAATGGGTTCAAGTTGTTCATACTGACCCTGAAGAAAATGGAATGTTTAATTCCTCTGATGATGCAGCTGCCAAAGGTAAAAAAAAGCATGACGCTGAGATAAAACTCTGCCAAAAAGCGGATCAAATTGTGGCCATTGGTCCCAAATTGGCTGCTACCTACTCCCGTAAATATGAAGGGAAGAAAGTCCTCGATCTCACCCCGGGcatcttttcagagtttgctAATATAAAACAAGGTATTAACGAAAGAACAGAATTTCaggttttcatttttggacgTGGCGATAGTGAAGATTTTCACTTAAAGGGATACGACATTGCTGCCCATGCAGTTGCTGAGCTTAAAGATGAAGAACCCCCTGtcaaacttgtgtttgttggtgcACCAAATGGAAAAGAGGAGGAAGTTAAAGGAATGTTGCTTAAGACAAAGATTTCACCCCGTCAATTTATCGTGCGCAGTGCAAAGGAAAGAGGGCAGCCCTCTCAGAAGTTTCATCAGGCTGATCTTGTCATAATGCCCTCAAGAACCGAAGGTTTTGGTCTAGTTGCActtgaagctttgtctgctggCCTACCTGTGCTGGTCAGCCATAACTCAGGCCTCCGAGTGGCATTGGAAAAGGTTACCTTTGGTAGAAACGTTGTGGTAAATTCAGAAGATCCAGCAGAGTGGGCAAAGGCAATCCGGGGAGTTCGTAGCAACTCCAGAAACGTACAATTGAAGGAAGCCCGTGATCTTCGTAAAAACTACTCAGAGACGTACAATTGGGAGGAGCAATGCAGTGGACTGATAAAGAAGATCCGTGAACTTGTAG GAACTCCTACTTCATTACTTAGAGCGAGAGAATGCGGACAAG CTGCCGCAGTGAAAGATCCTTTACCGCCAATacgcaaaaacaaaagaatag CTGCCGCAGTGAAAGACTCTTCACCGCCAATACgcacaaagaaaagaagag CTGCCGCAGTGAAAGATCCTTCAGCGCCAATACgcacaaagaaaagaagag ATACCTTGCAGAACCTGTCAAAACTACTTCACGAGTTTCCACATTTTGTTAATCGAAAAAATGACGAACTTTCTCTTATTGTGGAGTGTCTTGATCCAAAAAATAAGCAGTGGCAGGGGGTGCTCATAGATGGAGCTCCAGGGATTGGCAAGACAACTCTTGCGACCGAGGCTGCAAACAAGTTACGTAACGATAACAGACATGTCCTTGTTGCGTACATCGACTGCAATGACATTAAGTCTTTCGAATCCTTCTCAGCAACAGTTATTGAGCAAATTTGCCGTTCGCCTGCAGTAGACGATCCAGCTGCCGAAATAAAGAAGCGTTTAATAGCTAGCAAAGAttgtttttacattttgtttctgGATAACTTTGATTGTTTTCTTGAAGAGAATAACAAACAGCAGGAGGATCAACCTTTGACAGCAGCAGCCCCATCTCGTGATTATAGAGAAAGAGTCAAATCGTTTATTGATGAAATTGCGAAATGCCCGACAAACATCAAGTTTCTTGTTACTTCGATGGAAAAAGTTCCTTTTCCGACGCTAGCGATGAAATCGATACATTTGAATCCCTTTGATAAAGACGAATCATCTAAGCTCTTGGAAAAAGTAAGGTATGGCGAAAAAATATCAGATGAACAATCCGAAGAACTTTGCGAGATTTGCAGTGGTATTCCGCTGGTACTCCACACTTTGATGTCGTCGAATGAGGATCTGATTGGTCTCATGGATCTTGCTAGAAAAAAGGATCCGGGAAAGAAAGCAGCTTTTTTGCGGAATATGAAAACGATGcaaaggaagagaaaaatagAAGTTTGCCTCGATGTTTGCTTCCAAAGACTGAGACCCCAAGTACAACTGACCTTACTACGTTTGTGTCTTTACAGAGGTTTGTTTACTCCAGCTAAAGTGGCAAAAATCTTTTGCTCCCCGGTGTCGAGCGAGCATGATCTCGGAGATTATGTTTTGGAattgggacggtgcaatctcttGCACCTACAAAAATTCCAAGATACAAACAAATATACACTTCTCACGGTCATTCGAGAACATTTCAAGGCAAAGCAAGAATATCGCGAAGAGCTCCAACATGCTCGTGTTCTGCTGATCGATTACctcatttctttcttgaaagagaCTATCAAGGTGTTCTTGGGCAAAAATTCAGTGAAATCGGCTATCGAGGAATTTTCAGCGGAGAAAGAGAACGTGATGCAGCTGGTTGAATGGATCGACAAGGGTGAAATGGATGAAGAACGAGTCAAGAAATGTATCGACGCCTTTAATGTGGCAGGAGAGATGCTTGCGAAGATGATGGCAAAGTTCAATTATAGAGACGTTTACGAATCTTTGGCTAAGAAAAGTGAAGAAATGGGAGACCAGCGGAGACTGGCTGAATGTCTGACTTCCCTTGGGATCCAGGAAATCTTCAACTGCGTATGCGCAACTGGTCTGAATGACGAAGCTATTGAGCGAGCTCGGCCTAGTTTGGAGAAAGCTCATAGGATCCAGACTCACCTTCAAGTCAACAGGGGTAACAGCCGTGCCCAGTGCCTCGCTAAGCTTGGCCGCTGTCTAGTGAGAAGTGGTGACACAGACCGAGGGAAAGCCATGATTGAGGAGGCGATACGTATCAGAGAGGCCGCAGTCCAAACACCTGATGATCATCAAGAAGAAGGCGACGAGAATGTCTGCCATGTCATGCTGGGTGCAACGTATAACGACAAGGCAG TTGCTCTTTCTTTTGAAAACCGTCATCGAGAGGCTGTGAACATCAGAGAAAGTGAAGTGATGCCGATTTACAGAAAAAGATTGGGTGACCATCCTTTCACTGCCACCATCCTCAACAATTTGTCCAATAATCATCACGACCTGGGAGAATTGGAGGCCGCTGAGGAGTACGCTAAAGAAGCTCTACGTATTCGGCGCGAGTTATTGGCGGACCACAGGGACACCGCTAAATCTTTGTTTGATCTTGGAGTGGCACTGAAAGCGAACGGAAAGTTCAGAGAAGCAAAGGATTTGCTAGAAGAATGTAAGACTATGCAGGAGAAAGTGGTGAATGATAGCACCTTCGAggaaaa tTTGGAAGAAGAGCTAAGAGATGTTAACGGACTACTTAAAATGCAGCAGTCAGAGGGCCAAGATCGTTGA
- the LOC136930962 gene encoding uncharacterized protein isoform X1, producing MEQSRLLIYLLVFILDRISPRRIHCVTMDLRVTSESTPTPTPVGGDHLSKTAQQTSSEEAPKGSLISTSSEKLKVTLLAYEWGSAEGDLSTITRELAIQLAKDDNMEVCMYLPAFSNEDKNAADKCRVHLLKAEEMPAYDPIDWLASVPNNHQMNVVIGHGIDLGKQVPHIKQSRPECKWVQVVHTDPEENGMFNSSDDAAAKGKKKHDAEIKLCQKADQIVAIGPKLAATYSRKYEGKKVLDLTPGIFSEFANIKQGINERTEFQVFIFGRGDSEDFHLKGYDIAAHAVAELKDEEPPVKLVFVGAPNGKEEEVKGMLLKTKISPRQFIVRSAKERGQPSQKFHQADLVIMPSRTEGFGLVALEALSAGLPVLVSHNSGLRVALEKVTFGRNVVVNSEDPAEWAKAIRGVRSNSRNVQLKEARDLRKNYSETYNWEEQCSGLIKKIRELVGTPTSLLRARECGQAAAVKDPLPPIRKNKRIAAAVKDSSPPIRTKKRRAAAVKDPSAPIRTKKRRDTLQNLSKLLHEFPHFVNRKNDELSLIVECLDPKNKQWQGVLIDGAPGIGKTTLATEAANKLRNDNRHVLVAYIDCNDIKSFESFSATVIEQICRSPAVDDPAAEIKKRLIASKDCFYILFLDNFDCFLEENNKQQEDQPLTAAAPSRDYRERVKSFIDEIAKCPTNIKFLVTSMEKVPFPTLAMKSIHLNPFDKDESSKLLEKVRYGEKISDEQSEELCEICSGIPLVLHTLMSSNEDLIGLMDLARKKDPGKKAAFLRNMKTMQRKRKIEVCLDVCFQRLRPQVQLTLLRLCLYRGLFTPAKVAKIFCSPVSSEHDLGDYVLELGRCNLLHLQKFQDTNKYTLLTVIREHFKAKQEYREELQHARVLLIDYLISFLKETIKVFLGKNSVKSAIEEFSAEKENVMQLVEWIDKGEMDEERVKKCIDAFNVAGEMLAKMMAKFNYRDVYESLAKKSEEMGDQRRLAECLTSLGIQEIFNCVCATGLNDEAIERARPSLEKAHRIQTHLQVNRGNSRAQCLAKLGRCLVRSGDTDRGKAMIEEAIRIREAAVQTPDDHQEEGDENVCHVMLGATYNDKAVALSFENRHREAVNIRESEVMPIYRKRLGDHPFTATILNNLSNNHHDLGELEAAEEYAKEALRIRRELLADHRDTAKSLFDLGVALKANGKFREAKDLLEECKTMQEKVVNDSTFEENLEEELRDVNGLLKMQQSEGQDR from the exons ATGGAGCAGTCAAGATTGTTGATATATTTACTTGTGTTTATTCTCGACAGAATCTCCCCTCGTCGCATTCACTGTGTGACAATGGATCTAAGGGTGACTAGCGAATCGACTCCAACCCCTACTCCAG TTGGAGGTGATCATCTTTCGAAAACAGCTCAACAAACCAGTTCAG AAGAAGCTCCAAAGGGCTCCTTAATTTCGACTTCCAGCGAGAAATTAAAAGTGACTCTTTTAGCCTACGAATGGGGATCTGCTGAAGGAGACTTGTCAACAATAACCAGAGAGCTTGCCATTCAATTGGCAAAGGATGACAATATGGAAGTCTGCATGTACCTCCCAGCGTTCAGTAACGAAGATAAAAATGCGGCTGATAAGTGCAGGGTCCATCTACTTAAGGCAGAGGAGATGCCTGCGTATGATCCGATAGACTGGTTGGCCTCTGTTCCAAATAATCATCAGATGAACGTTGTGATTGGCCATGGGATCGATCTTGGTAAACAGGTACCGCACATAAAACAATCGCGCCCTGAATGCAAATGGGTTCAAGTTGTTCATACTGACCCTGAAGAAAATGGAATGTTTAATTCCTCTGATGATGCAGCTGCCAAAGGTAAAAAAAAGCATGACGCTGAGATAAAACTCTGCCAAAAAGCGGATCAAATTGTGGCCATTGGTCCCAAATTGGCTGCTACCTACTCCCGTAAATATGAAGGGAAGAAAGTCCTCGATCTCACCCCGGGcatcttttcagagtttgctAATATAAAACAAGGTATTAACGAAAGAACAGAATTTCaggttttcatttttggacgTGGCGATAGTGAAGATTTTCACTTAAAGGGATACGACATTGCTGCCCATGCAGTTGCTGAGCTTAAAGATGAAGAACCCCCTGtcaaacttgtgtttgttggtgcACCAAATGGAAAAGAGGAGGAAGTTAAAGGAATGTTGCTTAAGACAAAGATTTCACCCCGTCAATTTATCGTGCGCAGTGCAAAGGAAAGAGGGCAGCCCTCTCAGAAGTTTCATCAGGCTGATCTTGTCATAATGCCCTCAAGAACCGAAGGTTTTGGTCTAGTTGCActtgaagctttgtctgctggCCTACCTGTGCTGGTCAGCCATAACTCAGGCCTCCGAGTGGCATTGGAAAAGGTTACCTTTGGTAGAAACGTTGTGGTAAATTCAGAAGATCCAGCAGAGTGGGCAAAGGCAATCCGGGGAGTTCGTAGCAACTCCAGAAACGTACAATTGAAGGAAGCCCGTGATCTTCGTAAAAACTACTCAGAGACGTACAATTGGGAGGAGCAATGCAGTGGACTGATAAAGAAGATCCGTGAACTTGTAG GAACTCCTACTTCATTACTTAGAGCGAGAGAATGCGGACAAG CTGCCGCAGTGAAAGATCCTTTACCGCCAATacgcaaaaacaaaagaatag CTGCCGCAGTGAAAGACTCTTCACCGCCAATACgcacaaagaaaagaagag CTGCCGCAGTGAAAGATCCTTCAGCGCCAATACgcacaaagaaaagaagag ATACCTTGCAGAACCTGTCAAAACTACTTCACGAGTTTCCACATTTTGTTAATCGAAAAAATGACGAACTTTCTCTTATTGTGGAGTGTCTTGATCCAAAAAATAAGCAGTGGCAGGGGGTGCTCATAGATGGAGCTCCAGGGATTGGCAAGACAACTCTTGCGACCGAGGCTGCAAACAAGTTACGTAACGATAACAGACATGTCCTTGTTGCGTACATCGACTGCAATGACATTAAGTCTTTCGAATCCTTCTCAGCAACAGTTATTGAGCAAATTTGCCGTTCGCCTGCAGTAGACGATCCAGCTGCCGAAATAAAGAAGCGTTTAATAGCTAGCAAAGAttgtttttacattttgtttctgGATAACTTTGATTGTTTTCTTGAAGAGAATAACAAACAGCAGGAGGATCAACCTTTGACAGCAGCAGCCCCATCTCGTGATTATAGAGAAAGAGTCAAATCGTTTATTGATGAAATTGCGAAATGCCCGACAAACATCAAGTTTCTTGTTACTTCGATGGAAAAAGTTCCTTTTCCGACGCTAGCGATGAAATCGATACATTTGAATCCCTTTGATAAAGACGAATCATCTAAGCTCTTGGAAAAAGTAAGGTATGGCGAAAAAATATCAGATGAACAATCCGAAGAACTTTGCGAGATTTGCAGTGGTATTCCGCTGGTACTCCACACTTTGATGTCGTCGAATGAGGATCTGATTGGTCTCATGGATCTTGCTAGAAAAAAGGATCCGGGAAAGAAAGCAGCTTTTTTGCGGAATATGAAAACGATGcaaaggaagagaaaaatagAAGTTTGCCTCGATGTTTGCTTCCAAAGACTGAGACCCCAAGTACAACTGACCTTACTACGTTTGTGTCTTTACAGAGGTTTGTTTACTCCAGCTAAAGTGGCAAAAATCTTTTGCTCCCCGGTGTCGAGCGAGCATGATCTCGGAGATTATGTTTTGGAattgggacggtgcaatctcttGCACCTACAAAAATTCCAAGATACAAACAAATATACACTTCTCACGGTCATTCGAGAACATTTCAAGGCAAAGCAAGAATATCGCGAAGAGCTCCAACATGCTCGTGTTCTGCTGATCGATTACctcatttctttcttgaaagagaCTATCAAGGTGTTCTTGGGCAAAAATTCAGTGAAATCGGCTATCGAGGAATTTTCAGCGGAGAAAGAGAACGTGATGCAGCTGGTTGAATGGATCGACAAGGGTGAAATGGATGAAGAACGAGTCAAGAAATGTATCGACGCCTTTAATGTGGCAGGAGAGATGCTTGCGAAGATGATGGCAAAGTTCAATTATAGAGACGTTTACGAATCTTTGGCTAAGAAAAGTGAAGAAATGGGAGACCAGCGGAGACTGGCTGAATGTCTGACTTCCCTTGGGATCCAGGAAATCTTCAACTGCGTATGCGCAACTGGTCTGAATGACGAAGCTATTGAGCGAGCTCGGCCTAGTTTGGAGAAAGCTCATAGGATCCAGACTCACCTTCAAGTCAACAGGGGTAACAGCCGTGCCCAGTGCCTCGCTAAGCTTGGCCGCTGTCTAGTGAGAAGTGGTGACACAGACCGAGGGAAAGCCATGATTGAGGAGGCGATACGTATCAGAGAGGCCGCAGTCCAAACACCTGATGATCATCAAGAAGAAGGCGACGAGAATGTCTGCCATGTCATGCTGGGTGCAACGTATAACGACAAGGCAG TTGCTCTTTCTTTTGAAAACCGTCATCGAGAGGCTGTGAACATCAGAGAAAGTGAAGTGATGCCGATTTACAGAAAAAGATTGGGTGACCATCCTTTCACTGCCACCATCCTCAACAATTTGTCCAATAATCATCACGACCTGGGAGAATTGGAGGCCGCTGAGGAGTACGCTAAAGAAGCTCTACGTATTCGGCGCGAGTTATTGGCGGACCACAGGGACACCGCTAAATCTTTGTTTGATCTTGGAGTGGCACTGAAAGCGAACGGAAAGTTCAGAGAAGCAAAGGATTTGCTAGAAGAATGTAAGACTATGCAGGAGAAAGTGGTGAATGATAGCACCTTCGAggaaaa tTTGGAAGAAGAGCTAAGAGATGTTAACGGACTACTTAAAATGCAGCAGTCAGAGGGCCAAGATCGTTGA
- the LOC136930962 gene encoding uncharacterized protein isoform X2, with translation MDLRVTSESTPTPTPVGGDHLSKTAQQTSSEEAPKGSLISTSSEKLKVTLLAYEWGSAEGDLSTITRELAIQLAKDDNMEVCMYLPAFSNEDKNAADKCRVHLLKAEEMPAYDPIDWLASVPNNHQMNVVIGHGIDLGKQVPHIKQSRPECKWVQVVHTDPEENGMFNSSDDAAAKGKKKHDAEIKLCQKADQIVAIGPKLAATYSRKYEGKKVLDLTPGIFSEFANIKQGINERTEFQVFIFGRGDSEDFHLKGYDIAAHAVAELKDEEPPVKLVFVGAPNGKEEEVKGMLLKTKISPRQFIVRSAKERGQPSQKFHQADLVIMPSRTEGFGLVALEALSAGLPVLVSHNSGLRVALEKVTFGRNVVVNSEDPAEWAKAIRGVRSNSRNVQLKEARDLRKNYSETYNWEEQCSGLIKKIRELVGTPTSLLRARECGQAAAVKDPLPPIRKNKRIAAAVKDSSPPIRTKKRRAAAVKDPSAPIRTKKRRDTLQNLSKLLHEFPHFVNRKNDELSLIVECLDPKNKQWQGVLIDGAPGIGKTTLATEAANKLRNDNRHVLVAYIDCNDIKSFESFSATVIEQICRSPAVDDPAAEIKKRLIASKDCFYILFLDNFDCFLEENNKQQEDQPLTAAAPSRDYRERVKSFIDEIAKCPTNIKFLVTSMEKVPFPTLAMKSIHLNPFDKDESSKLLEKVRYGEKISDEQSEELCEICSGIPLVLHTLMSSNEDLIGLMDLARKKDPGKKAAFLRNMKTMQRKRKIEVCLDVCFQRLRPQVQLTLLRLCLYRGLFTPAKVAKIFCSPVSSEHDLGDYVLELGRCNLLHLQKFQDTNKYTLLTVIREHFKAKQEYREELQHARVLLIDYLISFLKETIKVFLGKNSVKSAIEEFSAEKENVMQLVEWIDKGEMDEERVKKCIDAFNVAGEMLAKMMAKFNYRDVYESLAKKSEEMGDQRRLAECLTSLGIQEIFNCVCATGLNDEAIERARPSLEKAHRIQTHLQVNRGNSRAQCLAKLGRCLVRSGDTDRGKAMIEEAIRIREAAVQTPDDHQEEGDENVCHVMLGATYNDKAVALSFENRHREAVNIRESEVMPIYRKRLGDHPFTATILNNLSNNHHDLGELEAAEEYAKEALRIRRELLADHRDTAKSLFDLGVALKANGKFREAKDLLEECKTMQEKVVNDSTFEENLEEELRDVNGLLKMQQSEGQDR, from the exons ATGGATCTAAGGGTGACTAGCGAATCGACTCCAACCCCTACTCCAG TTGGAGGTGATCATCTTTCGAAAACAGCTCAACAAACCAGTTCAG AAGAAGCTCCAAAGGGCTCCTTAATTTCGACTTCCAGCGAGAAATTAAAAGTGACTCTTTTAGCCTACGAATGGGGATCTGCTGAAGGAGACTTGTCAACAATAACCAGAGAGCTTGCCATTCAATTGGCAAAGGATGACAATATGGAAGTCTGCATGTACCTCCCAGCGTTCAGTAACGAAGATAAAAATGCGGCTGATAAGTGCAGGGTCCATCTACTTAAGGCAGAGGAGATGCCTGCGTATGATCCGATAGACTGGTTGGCCTCTGTTCCAAATAATCATCAGATGAACGTTGTGATTGGCCATGGGATCGATCTTGGTAAACAGGTACCGCACATAAAACAATCGCGCCCTGAATGCAAATGGGTTCAAGTTGTTCATACTGACCCTGAAGAAAATGGAATGTTTAATTCCTCTGATGATGCAGCTGCCAAAGGTAAAAAAAAGCATGACGCTGAGATAAAACTCTGCCAAAAAGCGGATCAAATTGTGGCCATTGGTCCCAAATTGGCTGCTACCTACTCCCGTAAATATGAAGGGAAGAAAGTCCTCGATCTCACCCCGGGcatcttttcagagtttgctAATATAAAACAAGGTATTAACGAAAGAACAGAATTTCaggttttcatttttggacgTGGCGATAGTGAAGATTTTCACTTAAAGGGATACGACATTGCTGCCCATGCAGTTGCTGAGCTTAAAGATGAAGAACCCCCTGtcaaacttgtgtttgttggtgcACCAAATGGAAAAGAGGAGGAAGTTAAAGGAATGTTGCTTAAGACAAAGATTTCACCCCGTCAATTTATCGTGCGCAGTGCAAAGGAAAGAGGGCAGCCCTCTCAGAAGTTTCATCAGGCTGATCTTGTCATAATGCCCTCAAGAACCGAAGGTTTTGGTCTAGTTGCActtgaagctttgtctgctggCCTACCTGTGCTGGTCAGCCATAACTCAGGCCTCCGAGTGGCATTGGAAAAGGTTACCTTTGGTAGAAACGTTGTGGTAAATTCAGAAGATCCAGCAGAGTGGGCAAAGGCAATCCGGGGAGTTCGTAGCAACTCCAGAAACGTACAATTGAAGGAAGCCCGTGATCTTCGTAAAAACTACTCAGAGACGTACAATTGGGAGGAGCAATGCAGTGGACTGATAAAGAAGATCCGTGAACTTGTAG GAACTCCTACTTCATTACTTAGAGCGAGAGAATGCGGACAAG CTGCCGCAGTGAAAGATCCTTTACCGCCAATacgcaaaaacaaaagaatag CTGCCGCAGTGAAAGACTCTTCACCGCCAATACgcacaaagaaaagaagag CTGCCGCAGTGAAAGATCCTTCAGCGCCAATACgcacaaagaaaagaagag ATACCTTGCAGAACCTGTCAAAACTACTTCACGAGTTTCCACATTTTGTTAATCGAAAAAATGACGAACTTTCTCTTATTGTGGAGTGTCTTGATCCAAAAAATAAGCAGTGGCAGGGGGTGCTCATAGATGGAGCTCCAGGGATTGGCAAGACAACTCTTGCGACCGAGGCTGCAAACAAGTTACGTAACGATAACAGACATGTCCTTGTTGCGTACATCGACTGCAATGACATTAAGTCTTTCGAATCCTTCTCAGCAACAGTTATTGAGCAAATTTGCCGTTCGCCTGCAGTAGACGATCCAGCTGCCGAAATAAAGAAGCGTTTAATAGCTAGCAAAGAttgtttttacattttgtttctgGATAACTTTGATTGTTTTCTTGAAGAGAATAACAAACAGCAGGAGGATCAACCTTTGACAGCAGCAGCCCCATCTCGTGATTATAGAGAAAGAGTCAAATCGTTTATTGATGAAATTGCGAAATGCCCGACAAACATCAAGTTTCTTGTTACTTCGATGGAAAAAGTTCCTTTTCCGACGCTAGCGATGAAATCGATACATTTGAATCCCTTTGATAAAGACGAATCATCTAAGCTCTTGGAAAAAGTAAGGTATGGCGAAAAAATATCAGATGAACAATCCGAAGAACTTTGCGAGATTTGCAGTGGTATTCCGCTGGTACTCCACACTTTGATGTCGTCGAATGAGGATCTGATTGGTCTCATGGATCTTGCTAGAAAAAAGGATCCGGGAAAGAAAGCAGCTTTTTTGCGGAATATGAAAACGATGcaaaggaagagaaaaatagAAGTTTGCCTCGATGTTTGCTTCCAAAGACTGAGACCCCAAGTACAACTGACCTTACTACGTTTGTGTCTTTACAGAGGTTTGTTTACTCCAGCTAAAGTGGCAAAAATCTTTTGCTCCCCGGTGTCGAGCGAGCATGATCTCGGAGATTATGTTTTGGAattgggacggtgcaatctcttGCACCTACAAAAATTCCAAGATACAAACAAATATACACTTCTCACGGTCATTCGAGAACATTTCAAGGCAAAGCAAGAATATCGCGAAGAGCTCCAACATGCTCGTGTTCTGCTGATCGATTACctcatttctttcttgaaagagaCTATCAAGGTGTTCTTGGGCAAAAATTCAGTGAAATCGGCTATCGAGGAATTTTCAGCGGAGAAAGAGAACGTGATGCAGCTGGTTGAATGGATCGACAAGGGTGAAATGGATGAAGAACGAGTCAAGAAATGTATCGACGCCTTTAATGTGGCAGGAGAGATGCTTGCGAAGATGATGGCAAAGTTCAATTATAGAGACGTTTACGAATCTTTGGCTAAGAAAAGTGAAGAAATGGGAGACCAGCGGAGACTGGCTGAATGTCTGACTTCCCTTGGGATCCAGGAAATCTTCAACTGCGTATGCGCAACTGGTCTGAATGACGAAGCTATTGAGCGAGCTCGGCCTAGTTTGGAGAAAGCTCATAGGATCCAGACTCACCTTCAAGTCAACAGGGGTAACAGCCGTGCCCAGTGCCTCGCTAAGCTTGGCCGCTGTCTAGTGAGAAGTGGTGACACAGACCGAGGGAAAGCCATGATTGAGGAGGCGATACGTATCAGAGAGGCCGCAGTCCAAACACCTGATGATCATCAAGAAGAAGGCGACGAGAATGTCTGCCATGTCATGCTGGGTGCAACGTATAACGACAAGGCAG TTGCTCTTTCTTTTGAAAACCGTCATCGAGAGGCTGTGAACATCAGAGAAAGTGAAGTGATGCCGATTTACAGAAAAAGATTGGGTGACCATCCTTTCACTGCCACCATCCTCAACAATTTGTCCAATAATCATCACGACCTGGGAGAATTGGAGGCCGCTGAGGAGTACGCTAAAGAAGCTCTACGTATTCGGCGCGAGTTATTGGCGGACCACAGGGACACCGCTAAATCTTTGTTTGATCTTGGAGTGGCACTGAAAGCGAACGGAAAGTTCAGAGAAGCAAAGGATTTGCTAGAAGAATGTAAGACTATGCAGGAGAAAGTGGTGAATGATAGCACCTTCGAggaaaa tTTGGAAGAAGAGCTAAGAGATGTTAACGGACTACTTAAAATGCAGCAGTCAGAGGGCCAAGATCGTTGA